In the Girardinichthys multiradiatus isolate DD_20200921_A chromosome 4, DD_fGirMul_XY1, whole genome shotgun sequence genome, one interval contains:
- the LOC124867208 gene encoding small EDRK-rich factor 2-like has protein sequence MTRGNQRELARQKNAKKHTEQSKGKRNEDGLSAAARKQRDAEIMQQKQKKANETTKEGTKSK, from the exons ATGACGA GAGGTAACCAGCGTGAGCTTGCACGGCAGAAAAATGCCAAAAAGCATACTGAACAGAGCAAAGGGAAGCGGAACGAGGATGGTCTTTCAGCTGCTGCAAGAAAACAACG GGATGCTGAAATCATGCAACAGAAGCAGAAAAAAGCAAACGAAACAACAAAAGAAGGCACAAAGTCCaagtga